In Montipora capricornis isolate CH-2021 chromosome 4, ASM3666992v2, whole genome shotgun sequence, the DNA window AACTTAATGGACTTTGTATTGTTGTATAAGGCTGAGGAGAAGAGTGCTGCCCCAGACTTTTCAGTAGACACCGTATACATATTTAGTGCATGTTTTTACAAAAAGCTTACAGACTTTAATCCAAACAGGATAAGGAATTGGACGAGGCGAGTAAACTTGTTTGACAAAGAGTTCGTCATCATTCCAGTTTGTACTGGAACGCACTGGGTGTTAGTAATTGTTAAAATGAACCAAGGAGATGGTGTATCCATCATGATACTGGACTCAGCAAATAGAGCTTCATCAAGGTCAAGTGCGACACGCCACCCTTCTGTTGAGCGCATAGTGAGAAACTACCTACAGGATGAATGGGTTGCAAAAGCCAAACAGAAGACAAAGACTATTTCGTTTGAAGAATTTAGCTATCCTGATGTGCCTCAACAACCAAATAGCACAGACTGTGGCGTTTACGTCATGAAGTGTTATACAGAGTTTCTAAATGATCTTCCAGTTGTTCCTTGGCCCCAGTGGAGACCAAGGTTTACTCATGATGAAGTTATGGAACTGCGTACTAGTACAATGTTTTTAATACAAGAACTTGCTTCTAAAGAAAGGTAATGACTCCTGTGAGCTTCCATGTGGGGAGCTTGAGGCTCTGCCAGGGAAAAAAGTAGTGATAGCACTTAAGGGAAATCGCGACAAACAACgtcctttcttttaatttctaaCAGCAACGGTCACAGTAAcatgaaacattgacaaagcaccgacaagagaccttttaaaattcagacaagcaaCATGGGACACCCCCCTGGCAGGGCCTCAAGTTTGCGTTGGTGACAGAGGTTGGAGGTAGAATTCTGGGAATGATCACAAAAGTGTCACcacttttaaagtggtactacaaccaaaaaaacaattcttttttttctttggatttcaaaactatgttaactaaacactaactgacccaagttttaagttctgattttcaagagacacctgtttattttaattggaattttcttatttattggtccgccattactaactttaaaatcttgagagagctggatcgaggagaaaatgacgtcaaagactcactagtttaagaatgcaatgcgtgtgtatgcggccaaattaatatgcagcacgggagttttgggctttcagacttttaaacccatgttttgcatatgtaataaattgcgtttacatgctgaaattttaagctagtgagtaaatgacgtcattttctctagatccaaccctctgaggttcaatcggccagttttgaacgtgagtaatggcggaccgtgaaatccaaaacttacactcaaaataaacagcctttggataaaactcaaagctcaaaattttgccagttaggtgttaagcaaacacgctttcaaaatctaaaaaaaaaaaaaaaggaaatgattttttgatcatagtaccactttaaggttaCAGTATACCTTCAGATTGGCAATTTTCTTCAGATTTGGATTTTTTGG includes these proteins:
- the LOC138044562 gene encoding sentrin-specific protease 7-like, translating into MQEREDEDVLELQQVLEKSVQQNSFGFVLRFEDYCVACINSYGEWFLFDSHARDKNGMVDGNGKAVLLKFENSLAVASHIKEFQGTNCGTDISFEALVLTKMQRKSCTTKDEMCISFVPSVVLVRFKSKYGNVQLNSDNLQNLEHGYLIDDNLMDFVLLYKAEEKSAAPDFSVDTVYIFSACFYKKLTDFNPNRIRNWTRRVNLFDKEFVIIPVCTGTHWVLVIVKMNQGDGVSIMILDSANRASSRSSATRHPSVERIVRNYLQDEWVAKAKQKTKTISFEEFSYPDVPQQPNSTDCGVYVMKCYTEFLNDLPVVPWPQWRPRFTHDEVMELRTSTMFLIQELASKER